The sequence ACATATCAACCACCTGACCATGGAACCAACCACCGTGGTAACGGTTAATTTCTTCAAAAAATACACCGTAAAAAACGCTGTCGATAATGTTTCCCACTGCTCCGGCAAGTATTAGGGCTAGGCAAAGTAAAAAGCCCCTGTGACCGCCGTTTTTGTATTGATGGATAATGTAATAAATAATGCCCCCTACTGCCACAATGCGGAACAATGTAAGGATAAGTTTGCCGTGCTGACCGCCAAAACCAATCCCGAAGGCCATTCCGTTGTTTTCAGTAAAATGTAGGATAAACCAGTTGCCTGCCAAGTGTTTTTCTTCGCCGAAGGCAAAATTGGTTTTTACCCAATATTTAAGGCTTTGGTCGGCAATTAAAACCAATAGGACAGTAACCACAAGCCACAATGGCTTGATACGCTTAAGAGTTTCGGACATTATTAAAATTTATTGACAATACTTATTTATACTGACCGCTTTTAGCTTCCATGCTCATTGTAGTATGGGGCACAGCGCGTAACCTTTCTTTGGCAATCAGCTTACCTGTAACTTTGCAAATACCGTAAGTTTTGTTTTCGATACGAATAATAGCTGCTTCAAGGTTATCAATAAACTTGCGCTGGCGAGCTGCCAATTGGCTCAAATTTTCTTTTGAGTGTGTAGCTGAACCGTCTTCCAACGTTTTATAGGCATTGTTTGTATCATCAATACCATGGTCGTTTGAGTTTGAAATTTCTTCCTGCAACGCTCCCAGCTCTTCGCGGGCAATGGTAAGTTTTTTGTTTATTAGTTCTCTAAACTCCTGTAATTCAGAATCACTGTAACGTGTTTTTTCTTTCTCGTTATTTTCCATTTTAATTGTTGGTTTGTACTTTGCTTATAGTAACGTAAATATCTATCTCGTTAATATCAATGGTCTTCCCATCGTTTATAGTTGGAACAAGTTGCAAATCCTGAGCCAATATTTCGGCGCAAATATAATTTTTGTACTCAATTATCGCAGGCCCCACTTGTGGATGTTCCTGCACAGCAACGTGTATTTTGTCTGTAACCTCAAATCCAGCCTCTTTTCTAAGGTTTTGCATCCTGTTGATAAATTCACGGGCAATACCTTCTTTCAGCAATTCGTCGCTCACATTTACATCCAATGCCACCGTAAGACTGCCGTTAACAGCTACTTGCCATCCGGGCACATCTTCCGATATTATTTCGGCATCTGCTAACAAGAGACGGAAATTCTCGTTGCCAAGTTGTAAATCTATACCGCCTTCGTTTTCAAGGGTACGTATTTCATCCTGGGTAAGTCCTGCCACTTTGCCAGCCAGCACTTTCATGTTCTGACCTAATTTAGCCCCTAAGGTTTTAAAATTAGGTTTCACTTTTTTTACCAGCTTCAACGTATC is a genomic window of Bacteroidota bacterium containing:
- a CDS encoding TraR/DksA family transcriptional regulator; amino-acid sequence: MENNEKEKTRYSDSELQEFRELINKKLTIAREELGALQEEISNSNDHGIDDTNNAYKTLEDGSATHSKENLSQLAARQRKFIDNLEAAIIRIENKTYGICKVTGKLIAKERLRAVPHTTMSMEAKSGQYK
- a CDS encoding lipoprotein signal peptidase codes for the protein MSETLKRIKPLWLVVTVLLVLIADQSLKYWVKTNFAFGEEKHLAGNWFILHFTENNGMAFGIGFGGQHGKLILTLFRIVAVGGIIYYIIHQYKNGGHRGFLLCLALILAGAVGNIIDSVFYGVFFEEINRYHGGWFHGQVVDMLYFPVIETHYPEWSPFNPGEEFIFFRPVFNLADASISAGVIAIFIFQRRYFKKEETAEIIQPPSNDEAVA
- a CDS encoding class I tRNA ligase family protein; this encodes TLYTCLNTVTKLMASFAPFYADRLFRDLNSVSKKETSQSVHLSDFPAVNTKAIDKTLEAQMQLAQDISSMVLSLRKKVNIKVRQPLQKILVPVSNNTFAENLQHVKDLILSEVNVKELEYLTDDTLKLVKKVKPNFKTLGAKLGQNMKVLAGKVAGLTQDEIRTLENEGGIDLQLGNENFRLLLADAEIISEDVPGWQVAVNGSLTVALDVNVSDELLKEGIAREFINRMQNLRKEAGFEVTDKIHVAVQEHPQVGPAIIEYKNYICAEILAQDLQLVPTINDGKTIDINEIDIYVTISKVQTNN